In the Arthrobacter sp. 31Y genome, one interval contains:
- a CDS encoding MmcQ/YjbR family DNA-binding protein yields the protein MDVPTLREICLSFPGVFEDFPFGPETSVFKVRSAVAGGARHEAKMFALSSMDPDNWSVSLKCEPALAEQLRAANPEITGAWHMNKTHWNGVRLDGALTDDMIRDMVEDSYDLVVATLSRKQQEQLGWARLAKRQGS from the coding sequence ATGGACGTTCCCACTCTTCGCGAGATCTGCCTCAGCTTTCCCGGCGTGTTCGAAGACTTCCCGTTCGGCCCCGAAACCTCCGTGTTCAAAGTGCGGTCCGCCGTCGCTGGCGGGGCCCGGCATGAGGCCAAGATGTTTGCGTTGTCCTCCATGGATCCGGACAACTGGTCCGTGAGCCTCAAGTGCGAGCCGGCGTTGGCTGAACAACTTCGCGCAGCAAATCCGGAGATCACCGGCGCCTGGCATATGAACAAGACCCATTGGAACGGAGTCCGCCTGGACGGGGCCCTTACTGATGACATGATCCGGGACATGGTGGAGGACTCCTATGACCTGGTGGTGGCCACGCTGAGCCGCAAGCAGCAGGAGCAACTCGGCTGGGCCAGGCTCGCAAAACGGCAGGGCTCCTGA